A window of Cryptomeria japonica chromosome 3, Sugi_1.0, whole genome shotgun sequence contains these coding sequences:
- the LOC131066955 gene encoding uncharacterized protein LOC131066955: MAEFFGRLIRKRHSEGIWQGIKVHDQFEAITHSQFADDTIVFGEASIREAIGIKNTLEEYTMASRQVMNRENSQLLFFNTNKMVQMRIAQHLNIKVVELSIKYLGIWIDKGCRQSQNWDDVINTCQVKSKNWKNRRLSQASRLTMIKSVLSVIPICSMSYFKMSFATGKSLNNLLNKFVWYGAKDNRKIPLINSNTLCLIKEDGGVSLRKMELQNSALDAKLS; the protein is encoded by the coding sequence ATGGCGGAATTTTTCGGGAGGTTAATTAGAAAAAGACATAGTGAAGGCATTTGGCAAGGAATCAAAGTTCATGATCAATTTGAGGCCATTACGCACtcccaatttgcagatgatacaatcGTATTTGGAGAGGCCTCCATCCGGGAAGCAATTGGAATCAAGAACACACTGGAGGAATATACAATGGCATCAAGACAAGTTATGAATAGAGAGAATTCTCAATTGCTCTTCTTTAATACTAATAAGATGGTTCAGATGAGAATTGCACAACACTTGAATATAAAAGTTGTTGAGCTCTCGATCAAATACTTGGGGATTTGGATTGACAAAGGATGTAGACAATCCCAAAATTGGGATGATGTTATAAACACATGCCAGGTAAAATCAAAGAATTGGAAGAATAGGCGATTGTCCCAGGCGAGCAGATTAACCATGATTAAATCAGTTTTATCTGTCATTCCAATATGCAGTATGTCCTACTTCAAAATGTCATTCGCTACTGGAAAAAGTCTGAACAATCTGCTCAATAAATTTGTTTGGTATGGTGCCAAAGACAATAGGAAAATACCACTAATCAATTCGAACACACTGTGCTTAATTAAGGAAGATGGGGGAGTCAGCTTAAGGAAAATGGAGCTGCAAAATTCTGCCCTTGATGCTAAGCTCTCCTAG